Proteins encoded together in one Bosea sp. (in: a-proteobacteria) window:
- a CDS encoding S-(hydroxymethyl)glutathione dehydrogenase/class III alcohol dehydrogenase, whose translation MKTRAAVAWEAGKPLTIETVEIGGPKAGEVLVEVMATGICHTDAYTLSGLDSEGKFPAILGHEGAGIVREIGAGVTTLKVGDHVIPLYTPECRQCKSCLSRRTNLCTAIRATQGQGVMPDGTSRFSCDSGEVFHYMGCSTFANFTVLPEIALAKVREDAPFDKICYIGCGVTTGIGAVIYTAKVWPGANVVVFGLGGIGLNVIQGARMVGADKIIGVDINPAKQEMARKFGMTDFINPKEVGNDKVVQAIVDLTGGGADFSFDATGNTNVMRQALECCHRGWGESIIIGVAEAGKEIATRPFQLVTGRVWKGTAFGGARGRTDVPKIVDWYMEGKINIDDLITHKLKLEEINHGFDLMHDGKSIRSVVVY comes from the coding sequence ATGAAGACCCGTGCCGCCGTCGCCTGGGAAGCGGGCAAGCCGCTCACCATCGAAACCGTCGAGATCGGCGGGCCCAAGGCCGGCGAGGTCCTGGTCGAGGTGATGGCGACCGGCATCTGCCACACCGACGCCTACACCCTCTCGGGGCTGGATTCGGAGGGCAAGTTCCCGGCGATCCTCGGCCATGAGGGCGCCGGCATCGTGCGCGAGATCGGCGCCGGCGTGACGACGCTCAAGGTCGGCGACCACGTCATCCCGCTCTACACGCCCGAATGCCGGCAGTGCAAAAGCTGCCTGTCGCGCCGCACCAACCTCTGTACCGCGATCCGCGCGACGCAGGGGCAAGGCGTCATGCCCGACGGCACGAGCCGTTTCTCCTGCGATAGCGGCGAGGTCTTCCACTATATGGGCTGCTCGACCTTCGCGAACTTCACCGTGCTGCCCGAGATCGCGCTCGCCAAGGTCCGCGAGGACGCCCCCTTCGACAAGATCTGCTATATCGGCTGCGGGGTGACGACCGGCATCGGCGCGGTGATCTACACGGCCAAGGTCTGGCCGGGGGCGAATGTCGTGGTCTTCGGGCTCGGCGGCATCGGGCTCAACGTCATCCAGGGCGCGCGCATGGTCGGCGCCGACAAGATCATCGGCGTCGACATCAACCCGGCCAAGCAGGAAATGGCGCGCAAGTTCGGCATGACCGACTTCATCAACCCGAAGGAGGTCGGCAACGACAAGGTCGTGCAGGCGATCGTCGACCTGACCGGCGGCGGCGCCGATTTCTCCTTCGACGCCACCGGCAACACCAATGTCATGCGCCAGGCGCTGGAGTGCTGCCATCGCGGCTGGGGCGAGTCGATCATCATCGGCGTGGCCGAAGCCGGCAAGGAGATCGCGACACGCCCCTTCCAGCTCGTCACCGGCCGCGTCTGGAAGGGCACCGCCTTCGGCGGCGCGCGCGGGCGCACCGACGTGCCGAAGATCGTCGACTGGTACATGGAGGGCAAGATCAACATCGACGACCTGATCACCCACAAGCTGAAGCTGGAGGAGATCAACCACGGCTTCGACCTGATGCACGATGGCAAGTCGATCAGGAGCGTGGTGGTCTACTGA
- a CDS encoding metal-sensing transcriptional repressor, whose protein sequence is MPHTAEEKKRAVTRLRRIRGQADALIAAVERGDECGALLQQLAALRGAATGLMAEVLESHLRETTRTDATDNTNDEIAAIMRVIRPYLK, encoded by the coding sequence ATGCCGCACACAGCCGAGGAGAAGAAGCGTGCCGTCACGCGGCTGCGCCGGATCAGGGGGCAGGCCGACGCCCTGATCGCCGCCGTCGAGCGCGGCGACGAATGCGGCGCGCTGCTCCAGCAACTCGCGGCGCTGCGCGGCGCCGCCACCGGCCTGATGGCGGAGGTGCTCGAAAGCCATCTGCGCGAGACCACGCGGACCGACGCCACCGACAATACCAACGACGAGATCGCCGCGATCATGCGCGTGATCCGCCCCTATCTGAAATGA
- the aceB gene encoding malate synthase A: MSDTPTLALPAGVVVKGALQPRFDEILTTEALAFVADLHRRFDETRKRLLALRTERQKRFDAGETPDFLAETRPVREGDWRVAPIPADLLDRRVEITGPVDRKMIVNALNSGAKVFMADFEDASSPVWANMVEGQLNLKDRWAGKIDFTDPTTGKDYKLKDKPAVLIIRPRGWHLPERHIEIDGKKASGSLVDFGLYVFHNAKAALAAGSGPYFYLPKLESHLEARLWNDVFVAAQSALGLKNGTIKATVLIETLPAAFEMDEILYELREHMAGLNCGRWDYIFSFIKKLARNKAYVLPDRSQVVMSKAFLRAYSLLLIKTCHRRGAFAMGGMAAQIPVKNNPEANAAAFAKVKADKEREAGDGHDGTWVAHPDLVPVAMEVFDRLMPQANQLDKKRDDVDIGTKDLLEVHQGTRTEEGFRENIRIGVQYIEAWLRGRGAVPIYNMMEDAATAEISRAQIWQFVQYGVELDGRTKADAALFKRCLPEEMERVKGELGPENYAKGRFPEAIALFETLSLAPNFEDFLTVPAYAKLG; encoded by the coding sequence ATGTCGGACACCCCCACCCTCGCCCTGCCGGCCGGCGTCGTCGTCAAGGGCGCGCTGCAGCCCCGTTTCGACGAGATCCTCACCACGGAGGCGCTCGCCTTCGTCGCCGACCTGCACCGCCGCTTCGACGAGACGCGCAAGCGCCTGCTCGCGCTGCGCACCGAGCGCCAGAAGCGCTTCGATGCCGGCGAGACCCCGGATTTCCTGGCCGAGACCAGGCCCGTGCGCGAGGGCGACTGGCGCGTCGCGCCGATCCCCGCCGATCTCCTCGACCGCCGTGTCGAGATCACCGGCCCGGTCGACCGCAAGATGATCGTCAACGCGCTGAACTCCGGCGCCAAGGTCTTCATGGCCGATTTCGAGGACGCCTCCTCGCCGGTCTGGGCCAACATGGTCGAGGGCCAGCTCAACCTGAAGGATCGCTGGGCCGGCAAGATCGACTTCACCGACCCGACGACTGGCAAGGACTACAAGCTCAAGGACAAGCCGGCGGTCCTGATCATCCGCCCGCGCGGCTGGCACCTGCCCGAGCGCCATATCGAGATCGACGGCAAGAAAGCCTCGGGCTCGCTGGTCGATTTCGGGCTTTATGTCTTCCACAACGCCAAGGCGGCGCTGGCGGCGGGCTCCGGCCCCTATTTCTACCTGCCGAAGCTGGAGAGCCATCTCGAGGCGAGGCTGTGGAACGACGTCTTCGTCGCGGCTCAAAGCGCGCTCGGCCTGAAGAACGGCACGATCAAGGCGACCGTGCTGATCGAGACCCTGCCCGCCGCCTTCGAGATGGACGAGATCCTCTACGAACTGCGCGAGCACATGGCCGGCCTCAACTGCGGCCGCTGGGACTACATCTTCTCCTTCATCAAGAAGCTCGCCCGCAACAAGGCCTATGTCCTGCCGGACCGCTCGCAGGTCGTGATGTCGAAGGCGTTCCTGCGCGCCTATTCGCTGCTGCTGATCAAGACCTGCCACAGGCGCGGCGCCTTCGCGATGGGCGGCATGGCGGCGCAGATCCCGGTCAAGAACAACCCCGAGGCCAACGCCGCCGCCTTCGCCAAGGTCAAGGCCGACAAGGAGCGCGAGGCCGGCGACGGGCATGACGGCACCTGGGTCGCCCATCCCGACCTCGTCCCCGTCGCGATGGAGGTGTTCGACCGGCTGATGCCGCAGGCCAACCAGCTCGACAAGAAGCGCGACGACGTCGACATCGGCACGAAGGACCTGCTGGAGGTCCACCAGGGCACGCGCACCGAGGAAGGCTTCCGCGAGAACATCCGCATCGGCGTGCAGTATATCGAAGCCTGGCTGCGCGGCCGCGGCGCGGTGCCGATCTACAACATGATGGAGGACGCCGCGACCGCCGAGATCAGCCGCGCCCAGATCTGGCAGTTCGTCCAGTACGGCGTCGAGCTCGACGGCAGGACCAAGGCCGACGCCGCGCTGTTCAAGCGCTGCCTGCCGGAGGAGATGGAGCGCGTGAAGGGCGAGCTCGGGCCTGAGAACTATGCCAAGGGCCGCTTCCCGGAGGCGATCGCCCTGTTCGAGACGCTGTCGCTGGCGCCGAACTTCGAGGACTTCCTCACCGTGCCGGCCTACGCCAAGCTCGGCTGA
- a CDS encoding pilus assembly protein, translating into MKTGFLPETMRRFCRDQRGNVLMLFGIALIPMMGVVGVAIDYSRATNTRQALNSAIDTAALMAARDAQKLTDAQIRDRIDKWIRDNLPREAKEEYKGAVVTIDRTARTIQIAANAEVQTTISRVIGTSELAVGSTSQATWGTNKIELALVLDNTGSMSSSGKMTALKQASKDLVKIMKDASIDPDQIKISIVPFNTQVRADRGLKNESWINYAVSRNVTCDKDTKNCKWRNPATNKDVSITDTSNLVCTNNGKTCTETMTKAVWSSAAQGCFMDREKNYDTTDGGAYSSIDQQYPAFWCSQSSLAEIKPLTNDWDALNTHIDTMTPVGNTNVTIGAVWGWATLTPQAPFTSAKPKTEPRLKKYMILLTDGENTENRFTSSGSEIDKRTKLACTNIKADGISLYTIRVIDGNATLLKDCASAPEMYYDVKKASELGPVFQAIANEISAVRLTL; encoded by the coding sequence ATGAAGACCGGTTTCCTGCCTGAGACGATGCGGCGCTTCTGCCGGGATCAGCGCGGCAACGTGTTGATGCTGTTCGGCATCGCGCTCATTCCGATGATGGGCGTCGTCGGTGTCGCCATCGATTACTCCCGTGCCACCAATACCCGCCAGGCGCTCAACTCCGCGATCGACACCGCGGCGCTGATGGCGGCGCGGGATGCCCAGAAGCTGACGGACGCGCAGATCAGGGACCGTATCGACAAGTGGATCCGCGACAATCTGCCCCGCGAGGCGAAAGAGGAATACAAGGGCGCGGTCGTGACGATCGACCGGACGGCGCGCACGATCCAGATCGCCGCCAACGCCGAGGTGCAGACGACGATCTCCCGCGTGATCGGCACCTCCGAGCTCGCCGTGGGCAGCACCAGCCAGGCGACCTGGGGCACCAACAAGATCGAGCTCGCGCTCGTGCTCGACAATACGGGCTCGATGTCCTCGTCGGGCAAGATGACGGCGCTGAAGCAGGCTTCCAAGGATCTGGTCAAGATCATGAAGGATGCCTCGATCGACCCCGACCAGATCAAGATCTCGATCGTGCCGTTCAATACGCAGGTCCGGGCCGACCGCGGCCTCAAGAACGAGTCGTGGATCAACTATGCCGTGAGCCGCAATGTCACTTGCGACAAGGATACGAAGAATTGCAAATGGCGCAACCCGGCAACGAATAAGGATGTCAGTATCACTGATACGAGCAACCTCGTTTGCACCAACAACGGAAAGACATGCACTGAGACGATGACCAAGGCGGTCTGGTCGTCTGCCGCTCAGGGCTGCTTCATGGATCGCGAGAAGAATTACGATACGACCGACGGAGGCGCGTATTCGTCGATCGATCAGCAGTATCCGGCGTTCTGGTGCAGCCAGTCTTCGCTGGCGGAAATCAAGCCGCTGACCAACGACTGGGACGCGCTGAACACGCATATCGACACGATGACCCCGGTCGGCAACACCAACGTCACGATCGGCGCCGTCTGGGGCTGGGCGACGCTGACGCCGCAGGCTCCGTTCACGAGCGCGAAGCCGAAGACCGAGCCGCGGCTCAAGAAATACATGATCCTGCTGACCGACGGCGAAAACACCGAGAACCGCTTCACCAGCAGCGGCAGCGAGATCGACAAACGCACGAAGCTCGCCTGCACGAACATCAAGGCGGACGGGATCAGCCTCTATACGATCCGCGTCATCGACGGCAACGCGACCCTGCTGAAGGACTGCGCCTCGGCGCCGGAGATGTACTACGACGTCAAGAAAGCCTCTGAACTCGGGCCGGTCTTCCAGGCGATCGCCAACGAGATCAGCGCGGTCAGGCTGACGCTGTAA
- a CDS encoding HD family hydrolase — protein MARKSEPPRAWQRMLSGRRLDLLDPSPLDIEIEDIAHGLARVARWNGQTRGAHSFSVAQHSLLVEAIAAHLDPGLSREAGLMALLHDAPEYVIGDMISPFKVVMGDAYKSVEGRLLAAIHLRFGLPPAAPAALKRTIKQADTVAAFFEATRLAGFGRQEALTFFGRPRALPAEVLALLSPLDTEAAQARFLARFTALGGGGLTASA, from the coding sequence ATGGCCCGCAAGTCCGAACCGCCCCGCGCCTGGCAGCGCATGCTCTCCGGGCGCCGGCTCGACCTGCTCGACCCCTCGCCGCTCGACATCGAGATCGAGGACATCGCCCACGGCCTCGCCCGCGTCGCCCGCTGGAACGGCCAGACGCGCGGCGCCCATTCCTTCTCGGTGGCGCAGCATTCCCTGCTGGTCGAGGCGATCGCCGCCCATCTCGATCCGGGCCTGAGCCGCGAGGCGGGCCTGATGGCGCTGCTGCACGACGCGCCCGAATACGTCATCGGCGACATGATCTCGCCGTTCAAGGTCGTGATGGGCGATGCCTACAAGAGCGTGGAGGGGCGCCTGCTGGCGGCGATACACCTGCGCTTCGGCCTGCCTCCGGCGGCGCCGGCCGCCCTGAAGCGGACGATCAAGCAGGCCGACACCGTCGCCGCCTTCTTCGAGGCGACGCGTCTGGCCGGCTTCGGCAGGCAGGAGGCCCTCACATTCTTCGGCCGGCCGCGGGCGCTGCCGGCCGAGGTTCTGGCTCTGCTCTCTCCGCTCGACACCGAGGCGGCTCAGGCGCGCTTCCTGGCGCGCTTTACCGCACTCGGCGGGGGCGGGCTTACAGCGTCAGCCTGA
- a CDS encoding folate-binding protein — translation MPATRLIDRGVIRVSGEEARGFLQNLVTNDMDEVTPERAGYGALLTPQGKIICDFLIVALPAEDGGGFLIDCPLLQSADLMKRLKLYKLRAKVTLEDLTEACAVIAATDGAALPRDAGLVYDDPRLPALGQRAVTDRERGEALATGEPEAYHARRVGLGIPAGGRDFAYGDAFPHEALLDQLGGVSFRKGCYIGQEVVSRMQHRGTARSRVVPIVFDDGVAAETGAEASAGGKPIGTIGSGADGRALALLRLDRLADALAAGTAPLGGGLAFHLAEKPGFIRFPFPGEPGFGAAP, via the coding sequence ATGCCCGCCACCCGATTGATCGACCGCGGCGTCATCCGCGTCAGCGGCGAGGAGGCGCGCGGCTTCCTCCAGAACCTCGTGACCAACGACATGGACGAGGTCACGCCGGAGCGGGCCGGCTACGGCGCGCTGCTGACACCGCAGGGCAAGATCATCTGCGATTTCCTGATCGTCGCGCTGCCGGCCGAAGACGGCGGCGGCTTCCTCATCGATTGCCCCCTGCTCCAGAGCGCGGATCTGATGAAACGCCTGAAGCTCTACAAGCTGCGCGCCAAGGTCACGCTGGAGGATCTGACGGAAGCATGCGCCGTCATCGCCGCGACCGACGGCGCCGCCCTGCCGCGCGACGCCGGCCTCGTCTATGACGACCCGCGCCTGCCGGCGCTCGGCCAGCGCGCCGTGACCGACAGAGAGCGCGGCGAGGCGCTCGCCACCGGCGAGCCGGAGGCCTATCACGCCCGCCGCGTCGGGCTCGGCATTCCCGCCGGCGGGCGCGACTTCGCCTATGGCGACGCCTTCCCGCACGAGGCCCTGCTCGACCAGCTCGGCGGCGTCTCCTTCAGGAAGGGCTGCTATATCGGGCAGGAGGTGGTCTCGCGCATGCAGCATCGCGGCACGGCCCGCTCGCGCGTCGTGCCGATCGTCTTCGACGACGGCGTCGCTGCCGAGACCGGCGCGGAAGCGAGCGCGGGCGGCAAGCCGATCGGCACGATCGGCTCGGGCGCGGACGGCCGGGCGCTGGCCTTGCTCAGGCTCGACCGGCTGGCCGATGCGCTCGCCGCCGGCACGGCGCCGCTCGGCGGCGGGCTTGCCTTCCATCTCGCGGAGAAGCCCGGCTTCATCCGCTTTCCCTTCCCCGGCGAGCCGGGCTTCGGAGCCGCGCCATGA
- the pgm gene encoding phosphoglucomutase (alpha-D-glucose-1,6-bisphosphate-dependent) has protein sequence MSDSVSPLAGKRLEPGQLVDVAALTKAYFDRPDPTQRSQQVAFGTSGHRGSALLRSFNEAHILAIAQAICLYRRGQGIDGPLFLGIDSHALSRNAFETVLEVFAANGVATIVDEKFGFTPTPVISHAIIGHNRGRTSGLADGVVISPSHNPPADGGLKYNPPHGGPADTDATGWIEKQANAFLADNLAGIARMPFEKALKSGHVRRRDYVTAYVADLATVVDMAAIREAGVAIGIDPLGGAGLDYYQPIIDRYGLDATIVSREIDPAFGFMTADWDGKIRMDCSSPYAMAGLIGTRERFDVAFANDTDADRHGIVTRSSGLMNPNHYLAAASAYLFANRPGWRADAAIGKTAVSSAIIDRVAARLGRRLVEVPVGFKWFVEGLISGGFGFAGEESAGASFLRMDGTAWTTDKDGIILGLLAAEITAKTGADPGVLYGKLTAELGEPRYARVDAPASASQKAVLKNLSAEQIATKELAGQPITAILSHAPGNGAALGGVKVTAADGWFAARPSGTEEVYKIYAESFRDEAHLAAIQEDARRIVGQAFAAAGAA, from the coding sequence ATGAGCGATTCCGTCAGCCCCCTGGCCGGCAAGCGGCTCGAGCCCGGCCAACTGGTCGATGTCGCGGCCCTGACAAAAGCTTATTTCGACCGGCCGGACCCCACGCAGCGCTCGCAGCAGGTCGCCTTCGGTACCTCGGGGCATCGCGGCTCGGCCCTGCTGCGCTCGTTCAACGAGGCACATATCCTCGCCATCGCGCAGGCGATCTGCCTCTACCGCCGCGGGCAGGGGATCGACGGGCCGCTTTTCCTGGGCATCGACAGCCATGCGCTTTCGCGCAACGCCTTCGAGACGGTGCTGGAGGTCTTCGCCGCCAACGGCGTCGCCACCATCGTCGACGAAAAGTTCGGCTTCACCCCGACCCCGGTGATCTCGCACGCGATCATCGGCCATAACCGCGGCCGCACCAGCGGGCTCGCCGACGGCGTCGTGATCTCGCCCTCGCACAACCCGCCGGCCGATGGCGGGCTGAAATACAACCCGCCCCATGGCGGGCCGGCCGATACCGACGCGACCGGCTGGATCGAGAAGCAGGCCAACGCCTTCCTCGCAGACAACCTCGCCGGCATCGCGCGGATGCCTTTTGAGAAGGCGCTGAAGAGCGGGCATGTCCGGCGCCGGGACTATGTCACGGCTTACGTCGCGGACCTCGCCACTGTCGTGGACATGGCGGCGATCCGCGAGGCCGGCGTCGCGATCGGCATCGATCCGCTCGGCGGGGCCGGGCTCGACTATTACCAGCCGATCATCGACCGCTACGGGCTCGACGCCACCATCGTCAGCCGGGAGATCGACCCGGCCTTCGGCTTCATGACCGCCGACTGGGACGGCAAGATCCGGATGGACTGCTCGTCGCCCTATGCGATGGCCGGGCTGATCGGCACGCGCGAGCGCTTCGACGTCGCCTTCGCCAACGATACCGACGCCGACCGGCACGGCATCGTCACGCGCAGCAGCGGGCTGATGAACCCGAACCACTACCTCGCGGCGGCGAGCGCCTATCTCTTCGCCAACCGGCCGGGCTGGCGCGCGGATGCCGCGATCGGCAAGACCGCGGTGTCGAGCGCGATCATCGACCGCGTGGCCGCCAGGCTCGGGCGGCGGCTGGTCGAGGTTCCGGTCGGCTTCAAATGGTTCGTCGAGGGGCTGATCTCGGGCGGCTTCGGCTTCGCCGGGGAGGAGAGCGCCGGCGCCTCCTTCCTGCGCATGGACGGCACGGCCTGGACCACCGACAAGGACGGCATCATCCTGGGCCTGCTCGCCGCCGAGATCACGGCGAAGACCGGGGCCGATCCCGGCGTGCTCTACGGCAAGCTGACGGCCGAGCTCGGCGAGCCCCGCTACGCGCGCGTCGATGCGCCCGCGAGCGCGAGCCAGAAGGCGGTGCTCAAGAACCTCTCGGCAGAGCAGATCGCGACGAAGGAGCTCGCGGGCCAGCCGATCACGGCGATCCTGAGCCATGCGCCGGGCAACGGCGCGGCGCTCGGCGGCGTCAAGGTCACGGCGGCGGATGGCTGGTTCGCGGCGCGCCCCTCCGGTACCGAGGAGGTCTACAAGATCTACGCGGAAAGCTTCCGGGACGAGGCGCATCTTGCCGCCATCCAGGAGGATGCGCGGCGCATCGTCGGTCAGGCTTTCGCGGCGGCCGGAGCCGCCTGA
- a CDS encoding Rrf2 family transcriptional regulator — protein MRLTQFSEYALRLLAFAAVHPGRLVTVEEAAVSCDISRTHLMKVANLLVRQNFLKSVRGRSGGLMLARPPQEIALGALIRVTEPAFSVVECFGEAQGRSPLDLARWRGILSGAMEQFLGELDRYTLGDLAADPQRFGIGMPAA, from the coding sequence ATGCGATTGACCCAGTTCAGCGAATACGCATTGCGCCTCCTGGCCTTCGCCGCCGTGCATCCGGGTCGCCTCGTCACCGTCGAGGAGGCGGCCGTGTCCTGCGACATCTCGCGCACGCATCTGATGAAGGTGGCCAATCTGCTGGTTCGCCAGAACTTCCTCAAAAGCGTTCGCGGTCGCTCCGGCGGGCTGATGCTGGCGCGCCCGCCGCAGGAGATCGCGCTCGGCGCGCTCATCCGCGTGACCGAGCCGGCCTTCTCCGTCGTCGAATGCTTCGGCGAGGCGCAGGGGCGCTCGCCGCTGGATCTCGCCCGTTGGCGGGGGATCCTGTCCGGCGCGATGGAGCAGTTCCTGGGCGAGCTCGACCGCTATACGCTCGGCGATCTCGCCGCCGATCCGCAGCGCTTCGGCATCGGCATGCCGGCGGCCTGA
- a CDS encoding TonB-dependent receptor, translating to MLQSNLHRADFPSARADSSRLLGRLTLAALLTTVSAQACLAQSASPGSAIVLDTIVVEGAPAGVPAFVRERFFATAGAATLLTADDIPRGGNPTLAQALQNAPGVVVQEFFGGNDQPRIQIRGSGLQQNPVERGILVLRDGLPLNRADGSYIVGLANPLQAEAIEVYRGASAHRLGATVLGGALNFVSPTGNSAPGTEVRVSGGSFGQLNLSGQTGYRGEGFDALIQGDFGRRDGYRAHNESQRASVSANVGIALTENIKTRFFMGYTDLSFDVSGPLTRQGLRANPRQVHGGPRVVAGVAVDPGPNVLRDRPRRETQQFFIGNRTTAEFGPHLVDLGLGYTYTDDMFRFPMSSGVRVTKGGDFTAVARYAYKPDQAAALPLFETTAQYVIGSAKRENYLNQGGMKGALFGESDLDASTLSLHAGANIPLWQGVTLSPAINYAHATRDNTDTYAFARRPTNAYNPASPYALLPNGAVPRQDSSYKRTYDGWSPSLGLSWRPSADQIVFAALSRNFEPPTHEDLLATINGTPNSSPGRPNPGAPMAAAAAFSTPALKAQTGTTLEGGWRGRQGDFSWDGVVYYSWIDKELLSLRDATGASLGAVNADKTTHFGVELGLGAKLLDGLTGRLAYTYQDFRFDNDPLRGNNRLAGTPRHLINATLQYQATQAWMLQASLRWSPEKTPVDNMNTLYAAPYALVDLRTEYRVNDSVTVFGEVSNVFDKTYAAATLIVDQARPDQAAFQPGTGRAFFAGLKARF from the coding sequence ATGCTGCAATCCAACCTGCATCGCGCGGATTTTCCCTCGGCACGCGCCGATTCCTCCCGTCTTCTCGGACGATTGACGCTGGCGGCCCTGCTCACGACCGTGTCGGCGCAGGCGTGCCTGGCGCAGTCGGCCTCTCCGGGCTCTGCGATCGTGCTCGACACCATCGTGGTCGAGGGCGCTCCCGCCGGGGTGCCGGCCTTCGTGCGCGAGCGCTTCTTCGCCACGGCGGGGGCCGCGACGCTGCTTACCGCCGACGACATTCCGCGCGGCGGCAATCCGACGCTGGCGCAGGCCCTGCAGAACGCGCCGGGCGTCGTCGTGCAGGAGTTCTTCGGCGGCAACGACCAGCCGCGCATCCAGATCCGCGGCTCCGGCCTGCAGCAGAACCCGGTCGAGCGCGGCATCCTCGTGCTGCGCGACGGGCTTCCGCTCAACCGGGCCGACGGCTCCTATATCGTCGGGCTCGCCAATCCGCTCCAGGCGGAGGCGATCGAGGTCTATCGCGGCGCGAGCGCGCATCGGCTGGGAGCCACCGTGCTGGGCGGGGCGCTCAACTTCGTCTCGCCGACCGGCAACAGCGCGCCGGGGACCGAGGTCCGGGTCTCGGGCGGCAGCTTCGGGCAGCTCAACCTCTCCGGGCAGACGGGCTATCGCGGCGAGGGGTTCGACGCGCTGATCCAGGGCGATTTCGGCCGCCGCGACGGCTATCGCGCCCATAACGAGTCGCAGCGCGCCAGCGTCAGCGCCAATGTCGGCATCGCCCTGACCGAAAACATCAAGACCCGCTTCTTCATGGGCTATACCGATCTCAGCTTCGACGTCTCCGGCCCGCTGACCAGACAGGGCCTGCGCGCCAATCCGAGGCAGGTGCATGGCGGCCCGCGCGTCGTCGCCGGCGTCGCGGTCGATCCCGGCCCCAATGTCCTGCGCGACCGGCCGAGGCGGGAGACGCAGCAGTTCTTCATCGGCAACCGGACCACGGCGGAATTCGGGCCGCATCTCGTCGATCTCGGCCTCGGCTACACCTACACCGACGACATGTTCCGCTTCCCGATGTCGTCGGGCGTCAGGGTCACCAAGGGCGGCGATTTCACGGCGGTCGCGCGCTATGCCTACAAGCCCGACCAGGCCGCCGCCCTGCCGCTGTTCGAGACCACGGCGCAATACGTCATCGGCTCGGCCAAGCGCGAGAACTACCTCAACCAGGGCGGCATGAAAGGCGCGCTGTTCGGCGAGAGCGATCTCGATGCCAGCACGCTCTCGCTCCATGCCGGCGCCAACATCCCGCTCTGGCAGGGGGTGACGCTGTCGCCGGCGATCAACTACGCCCATGCGACGCGCGACAACACCGATACCTATGCCTTCGCGCGCCGGCCGACCAACGCCTACAACCCCGCCTCGCCCTATGCGCTCCTGCCCAACGGCGCGGTCCCGCGGCAGGATTCGAGCTACAAGCGCACCTATGACGGCTGGAGCCCGAGCCTCGGCCTGAGCTGGCGGCCGAGCGCCGACCAGATCGTCTTCGCCGCGCTGTCGCGCAATTTCGAGCCGCCGACCCATGAGGACCTGCTGGCGACGATCAACGGCACGCCCAACAGCAGCCCCGGCCGCCCCAATCCGGGCGCGCCGATGGCGGCTGCCGCCGCCTTCTCCACCCCGGCACTGAAGGCGCAGACCGGCACGACGCTGGAAGGCGGCTGGCGCGGCCGGCAGGGCGACTTCTCCTGGGACGGCGTCGTCTATTATTCCTGGATCGACAAGGAACTGCTCAGCCTGCGCGACGCCACCGGCGCCTCGCTGGGCGCGGTCAATGCCGACAAGACCACGCATTTCGGGGTCGAGCTCGGCCTCGGCGCGAAGCTCCTCGACGGGCTGACCGGGCGCCTCGCCTATACCTATCAGGATTTCCGCTTCGACAACGACCCGCTGCGCGGCAACAACCGCCTCGCCGGCACGCCGCGCCACCTCATCAACGCGACGCTGCAATATCAGGCGACGCAGGCCTGGATGCTGCAGGCCTCGCTGCGCTGGAGCCCGGAGAAGACGCCGGTCGACAACATGAACACGCTCTATGCCGCGCCTTACGCGCTCGTCGACCTGCGCACCGAATACCGCGTCAACGACAGCGTCACCGTCTTCGGCGAGGTCAGCAACGTCTTCGACAAGACCTATGCCGCCGCGACCCTGATCGTCGATCAGGCCCGGCCCGACCAGGCGGCCTTCCAGCCAGGCACGGGACGCGCCTTCTTCGCCGGGCTCAAGGCCCGCTTCTGA